The following proteins come from a genomic window of Ilumatobacter coccineus YM16-304:
- a CDS encoding glycosyltransferase family 2 protein yields MAQRVETLVNWVVLTMGDRPTAVEQAIESLRGDAAEVTVVVNGIADGRPAASTTHVDHVIELPANVGVPAGRDRGVAATASDVVAFLDDDAVAPPGATERIVEEFSADDRLGAVSLRLVDEDGDTSRRHVPRPGGRDADRSGEVALFLGGACAIRREAYDDVGGYFTDLFYGHEELELSWRLVERGWKIRYLADVKVFHPKTTIERHAHGWELTGRNRVWIARRTLPWPVAMIHVAAWLVLGMLRAPKGESRKRYLAGWRSGWKADVGRDPIRWRTVWHLARLGRPPII; encoded by the coding sequence GTGGCCCAACGCGTCGAAACCCTGGTCAACTGGGTTGTGTTGACGATGGGGGACCGCCCCACTGCTGTGGAGCAGGCGATCGAGTCGCTGCGCGGCGATGCGGCAGAAGTCACCGTCGTCGTGAACGGGATCGCCGACGGGCGCCCCGCTGCGAGCACGACCCACGTCGACCACGTCATCGAGTTGCCCGCCAACGTCGGGGTACCGGCAGGCCGCGACCGCGGTGTCGCTGCGACCGCCAGCGACGTGGTGGCGTTTCTCGACGACGATGCCGTGGCTCCGCCGGGAGCGACTGAACGCATCGTCGAAGAGTTCTCCGCCGATGATCGGCTCGGAGCGGTGTCGTTGCGTCTAGTCGACGAAGACGGAGACACGAGTCGTCGTCACGTGCCCCGCCCCGGAGGTCGAGACGCCGACCGGTCCGGTGAGGTGGCGCTGTTTCTCGGAGGAGCGTGCGCCATCCGACGCGAGGCGTACGACGATGTCGGCGGCTACTTCACCGATCTGTTCTACGGGCACGAGGAACTCGAGCTCTCGTGGCGACTGGTCGAGCGGGGTTGGAAGATCCGGTACCTCGCCGACGTGAAGGTGTTCCACCCGAAGACGACGATCGAACGACACGCGCACGGCTGGGAGCTCACCGGACGAAACCGGGTCTGGATCGCTCGCCGAACGTTGCCATGGCCGGTCGCGATGATCCATGTGGCGGCCTGGCTCGTGCTCGGGATGCTTCGCGCGCCGAAAGGTGAGAGTCGCAAGCGCTACCTCGCCGGCTGGCGGTCGGGCTGGAAGGCCGATGTCGGCCGCGATCCGATTCGCTGGCGGACCGTCT
- a CDS encoding ABC transporter permease, which translates to MAATSPVGVPELRDAHESDRLGPYLRDVIRRRSYIWYVAKQELRSRQVLNVLGNLWHLLNPLLSITVYFLIFGLLLKTTRGVDNFLMFLTIGLFVFQFTQKATTDGAKSIVSNKGLLKGVRFPRAILPITSTVTELLSSLSTFAMMYVILLIGGTTARWTWILFPVLVGVQFVFNLGAAMVAARMTTHFRDTTQLLPFFFRLLLYASGVIYNVDAYVENNPTVALLFKLNPMYCFLTIARWTLLGGSLDGSLVVSALAWSILLCSLGFIWFRAAESSYARD; encoded by the coding sequence ATGGCTGCAACCTCGCCAGTGGGCGTGCCCGAGCTGCGCGATGCCCACGAGTCCGACCGGCTCGGTCCGTACCTCCGAGACGTCATCCGTCGCCGGAGCTACATCTGGTACGTCGCCAAGCAAGAACTGCGGAGCCGCCAGGTGCTCAACGTGCTCGGCAACCTGTGGCACCTGCTCAACCCGTTGCTCAGCATCACGGTCTACTTCCTCATCTTCGGGCTCTTGTTGAAGACCACCAGGGGTGTCGACAACTTCCTGATGTTCCTCACCATCGGACTCTTCGTCTTCCAGTTCACGCAGAAGGCGACCACCGACGGCGCGAAGTCGATCGTCAGCAACAAAGGTCTGTTGAAAGGGGTCAGGTTCCCGCGGGCGATCCTGCCGATCACCTCGACGGTCACCGAGCTCCTGTCGTCGCTGTCGACCTTCGCCATGATGTACGTGATCCTGCTCATCGGTGGCACCACGGCTCGATGGACGTGGATCCTGTTCCCCGTACTGGTCGGCGTCCAGTTCGTCTTCAACCTCGGGGCGGCGATGGTCGCTGCTCGCATGACCACCCACTTCCGTGACACGACGCAGCTGCTGCCGTTCTTCTTCCGACTTCTCCTGTATGCCTCCGGGGTCATCTACAACGTCGACGCCTACGTCGAGAACAACCCGACGGTCGCCCTGCTCTTCAAGCTGAACCCCATGTACTGCTTCTTGACCATCGCCCGCTGGACACTCCTCGGCGGTTCACTCGACGGATCACTCGTCGTGTCGGCCCTTGCGTGGTCGATCCTCCTCTGTTCGCTCGGATTCATCTGGTTCCGAGCCGCCGAATCGAGCTATGCGCGTGACTGA
- a CDS encoding ABC transporter ATP-binding protein → MSVDSADVKYRVYEERNYSMRDMVSSGFRRRHSTIVHAVQDVSFDVHIGEAVGIVGSNGSGKSTLLRAVAGLQALESGSIKIRGEAQLLSVSGALKPSLSGYRNVLLGGLAMGLDKSEIEAQMDDIIEFSGLGEAMGRPMKTYSSGMRARLSFSIATLRVPDILLIDEALAVGDKEFRSKSLERVNEIRDQAGTILMVTHNLNEIRDSCTRAIWLEKGVLMADGDVADVLAQYESR, encoded by the coding sequence GTGAGCGTCGACTCGGCCGATGTGAAGTACCGCGTCTACGAGGAACGCAACTACTCGATGCGCGACATGGTGAGCAGCGGCTTCCGCCGTCGCCACTCCACGATCGTGCACGCCGTTCAGGATGTGTCGTTCGACGTGCACATCGGCGAGGCCGTCGGCATCGTCGGTTCGAATGGCTCGGGGAAGTCGACGTTGCTGCGCGCTGTCGCCGGTCTGCAGGCGCTCGAGTCCGGGTCGATCAAGATCCGCGGCGAAGCTCAGCTGCTCAGCGTGTCCGGTGCCCTCAAGCCGTCGCTGTCCGGGTACCGAAATGTGCTGCTCGGTGGACTCGCCATGGGGCTCGACAAGAGCGAGATCGAGGCGCAGATGGACGACATCATCGAGTTCTCCGGCCTCGGCGAGGCGATGGGGAGGCCGATGAAGACCTACTCGTCCGGCATGCGGGCACGGCTCTCGTTCTCGATCGCGACGCTTCGCGTCCCCGACATCCTGTTGATCGACGAGGCGCTCGCCGTCGGCGACAAGGAGTTCCGCTCGAAGAGCTTGGAGCGCGTCAACGAGATCCGTGACCAAGCGGGCACCATCCTGATGGTGACCCACAACCTCAACGAGATCCGCGACAGCTGCACGCGTGCGATCTGGCTGGAGAAGGGCGTCCTCATGGCCGACGGCGACGTCGCCGACGTCCTTGCACAGTACGAGAGCCGATAG
- a CDS encoding LicD family protein, with product MEQSRLSEDAPRSDHDRSRPHVSVIVPVYNVQEYLADCLDSLLGQTLDSLEIIAVDDGSTDDSSRILAEYASAHPDRIRSFTKPNGGLSDARNFGIGRARGEYIGFVDSDDWVDAEMFEAMYERAIETDSEAVVCGARLHMYQDDVEVEDAARNIDLRGSISNFGNSVTQNPHILFSSHSYACTKLFHRRLFDEWGFEFPIGQWFEDSALIYNIMYAANRVSCLQDNFYHYRFNRSGAITTTLSPKIFDIFKSCDSILDFYRDKKIGHPRIDHVLEQLVRTHIIGRYQLFLENTDKGYQQPKLTWAEKRLSWAFVRRAFQYLDTEFPGWKARYKYKSAGAGVPVWWRARKSLPLMFVLIFVPQVGLSSFRRLLLKARKTQRKATKLFASPATRKQRKVAAGKEEAKLVKKRKGLQKHGFEVLDRLDASFQKAGVSYFADFGTLLGFVRDGGFMRHDLDLDIGAFADDDEKLDVYAALLDAGFVHYRTYLFEERVVEYSFHSLDEYGQKSVKFDINFYENVDGKSRCWLFHYLPDAGLPLRARFATEMNYSQIVGTEMLEVQGHEVPVPKDYERLLTEKYGPSWRTPDPSWVYWDSPAATPLEPLGRYVTHYQMPAHRIPDLQAEQLKVLEAFEHVCKEHGFRFYLAEGTLLGAVRHQGYIPWDDDIDVSMPRDDYERLLALPSDAWPTGYGMWNHVTDPNYHLPFSKVVARAHNGFRNTFPPTVEHQFSGPRMDIFPLDRVAHAHSPEQDAVAKQIRVLRNAMLVKAGYPGKKKTAAMPAGLEFIPMTVFQDWIRSLATLSNDDPEATYLVNWSSSYSHLKQTFAEDWYGEPSMVQFEGKPRPCPQKSERILTTIYGDYMELPPEDERQNASHYMICDKWA from the coding sequence ATGGAACAATCGCGACTGAGCGAAGACGCACCCCGATCCGATCACGATCGCTCGCGCCCGCACGTGAGCGTGATCGTTCCCGTCTACAACGTTCAGGAGTACCTGGCCGACTGCCTCGACTCCCTGCTCGGCCAGACGCTCGACAGCCTGGAGATCATCGCTGTCGACGACGGTTCGACCGACGACTCGAGTCGCATACTCGCCGAGTATGCGAGCGCGCACCCCGACCGCATTCGCTCGTTCACCAAGCCGAATGGCGGGCTCAGCGACGCCCGCAACTTCGGAATTGGCCGTGCTCGCGGTGAGTACATCGGCTTCGTCGACAGCGATGACTGGGTCGACGCCGAGATGTTCGAAGCCATGTACGAGCGGGCCATCGAAACCGACTCGGAAGCGGTGGTGTGCGGTGCTCGGCTGCACATGTACCAAGACGACGTCGAGGTCGAAGACGCCGCACGCAACATCGACCTCCGCGGGTCGATCTCCAACTTCGGCAACAGCGTCACGCAGAATCCGCACATCTTGTTCTCGAGCCATTCGTACGCCTGCACGAAGCTCTTCCATCGCCGACTCTTCGACGAGTGGGGATTCGAGTTCCCGATCGGGCAATGGTTCGAGGATTCGGCCCTGATCTACAACATCATGTACGCGGCCAACCGGGTGAGCTGTCTGCAAGACAACTTCTACCACTACCGCTTCAACCGATCGGGAGCGATCACCACGACGCTGTCACCGAAGATCTTCGACATCTTCAAGTCGTGCGACAGCATTCTCGACTTCTATCGAGACAAGAAGATCGGTCATCCGAGGATCGATCACGTGCTCGAACAGTTGGTGCGCACCCACATCATCGGCCGCTACCAACTCTTCTTGGAGAACACCGACAAGGGCTACCAGCAGCCGAAACTGACATGGGCCGAGAAGCGCCTCTCGTGGGCCTTCGTTCGGCGAGCCTTCCAGTACCTCGACACCGAGTTTCCGGGCTGGAAGGCCCGCTACAAGTACAAGTCGGCGGGTGCAGGTGTCCCGGTCTGGTGGCGGGCACGCAAGAGCCTCCCATTGATGTTCGTCCTGATCTTCGTGCCGCAGGTCGGTCTGTCGTCGTTTCGCCGTTTGCTCCTCAAGGCGCGCAAGACGCAACGCAAGGCCACCAAGCTGTTTGCGTCGCCCGCAACGAGAAAGCAACGAAAGGTCGCGGCGGGCAAAGAGGAAGCGAAGCTCGTCAAGAAGCGAAAGGGGCTGCAGAAGCACGGTTTCGAGGTGCTCGATCGCCTCGACGCCTCGTTCCAGAAGGCCGGCGTCTCCTACTTCGCCGACTTCGGAACGCTGCTCGGCTTCGTCCGCGATGGCGGCTTCATGCGGCACGATCTCGATCTCGACATCGGAGCATTCGCCGACGACGACGAGAAGCTCGATGTGTACGCAGCACTACTCGATGCAGGATTCGTTCACTATCGGACGTATCTGTTCGAGGAGCGCGTGGTCGAGTATTCGTTCCACAGCCTCGACGAGTACGGACAGAAGAGCGTCAAGTTCGACATCAACTTCTACGAGAACGTCGACGGCAAGTCACGCTGCTGGTTGTTCCACTACCTCCCGGACGCGGGCCTGCCGTTGCGTGCCCGATTCGCGACGGAGATGAACTACAGCCAGATCGTCGGCACCGAGATGCTCGAGGTGCAGGGCCACGAGGTGCCGGTCCCGAAGGACTACGAACGATTGCTGACCGAGAAGTACGGCCCGTCGTGGAGAACTCCCGACCCGTCGTGGGTGTACTGGGATTCGCCGGCCGCCACTCCCCTCGAGCCGCTCGGTCGCTACGTCACCCACTACCAGATGCCTGCGCACCGGATTCCGGACCTCCAAGCCGAGCAACTCAAGGTGCTCGAGGCCTTCGAACACGTGTGCAAGGAGCATGGCTTCCGCTTCTACCTCGCCGAAGGCACCTTGCTCGGAGCGGTGCGGCATCAGGGCTACATCCCGTGGGACGACGACATCGACGTGTCGATGCCACGTGATGACTACGAGCGACTGCTCGCACTGCCATCCGATGCGTGGCCGACCGGGTATGGCATGTGGAACCACGTGACCGACCCGAACTATCACCTGCCGTTCTCCAAGGTGGTCGCCCGTGCGCACAACGGGTTCCGGAACACGTTCCCCCCGACCGTGGAGCACCAGTTCTCCGGGCCGAGAATGGACATCTTCCCGCTCGATCGCGTCGCCCACGCGCACAGCCCCGAGCAGGACGCTGTCGCCAAGCAGATTCGCGTGCTCCGCAATGCCATGCTCGTCAAGGCGGGCTACCCGGGCAAGAAGAAGACCGCAGCGATGCCGGCAGGACTCGAGTTCATCCCGATGACCGTGTTCCAGGACTGGATCCGGTCGCTTGCGACACTGAGCAACGACGACCCGGAAGCCACGTACCTCGTCAACTGGTCGAGTTCGTACAGCCACCTCAAGCAGACCTTCGCCGAGGACTGGTACGGCGAACCGTCGATGGTGCAGTTCGAAGGCAAGCCGCGTCCGTGTCCTCAGAAGTCCGAGCGCATCCTCACCACGATCTACGGCGACTACATGGAGCTCCCGCCCGAGGATGAGCGGCAGAACGCTTCTCACTACATGATCTGCGACAAGTGGGCGTAG
- a CDS encoding phosphocholine cytidylyltransferase family protein produces MVHVVILAAGMGSRLGRPEPKPLTRLASGRSILEQQLAVLGGHSTVWRPTIVVGFKKDLIMEAFPEASYVYNQRFDQTNTSKSLLRGLEATGDDPVLWMNGDVVFDETLMALLDPHLDAETTFVAVNRAEVGDEEVKYRTNDDGHITELSKTVVDGLGEAVGVNFVSASDKHALIESLRECDPNDYFERGVEMMIHQMGRSVLAADVSEAFCIEVDFESDLETANQIIRAR; encoded by the coding sequence GTGGTGCATGTCGTGATCTTGGCCGCAGGAATGGGTTCCCGTCTCGGGCGTCCCGAACCGAAGCCGCTGACACGACTCGCTTCCGGGCGATCGATTCTCGAACAGCAGCTCGCTGTCCTCGGTGGACACTCGACGGTGTGGCGGCCGACGATCGTCGTCGGATTCAAGAAAGACCTCATCATGGAGGCGTTTCCCGAAGCGTCGTACGTCTACAACCAGCGCTTCGATCAGACGAACACGAGCAAGAGTCTCTTGCGTGGTCTCGAAGCGACCGGCGACGACCCGGTGCTGTGGATGAACGGAGACGTCGTCTTCGACGAGACCCTCATGGCGTTGCTCGACCCACACCTCGACGCAGAGACGACCTTCGTCGCCGTGAACCGAGCGGAGGTGGGCGACGAGGAGGTGAAGTACCGCACGAACGACGACGGCCACATCACCGAATTGTCGAAGACCGTCGTCGACGGCCTGGGCGAGGCGGTCGGGGTGAACTTCGTGAGTGCCTCGGACAAACACGCGCTCATCGAGAGCCTGCGGGAGTGCGACCCGAACGACTACTTCGAACGGGGTGTCGAGATGATGATTCACCAGATGGGACGCAGTGTTCTCGCCGCCGATGTGTCGGAGGCGTTCTGCATCGAGGTCGACTTCGAGAGCGATCTCGAGACGGCGAATCAGATCATCAGAGCCCGCTGA
- the aepX gene encoding phosphoenolpyruvate mutase — MPERPTVYVGMSADLIHPGHINVLEQAAQHGSVTVGLLTDSAVASYKRLPHMTYDQRRVVVENLKTVDRVVPQETLDYVPNLESLRPDIVVHGDDWQTGVQRATRQRVIDALAQWGGKLVEVPYTEGISSTQLNASVKQIGTTPSVRLSRLRRLIDSKDIVRIMEAHSGLSGLVVENTKAERDGRTVEFDGMWSSSLTDSTSRGKPDIEAVDISSRLQTINEIFEVTTKPLIFDGDTGGKPEHFSFTVRSLERLGVSAVIIEDKEGLKRNSLFGNDVAQTQSSIADFSERLRIGKLAQITEDFMVIARIESLILEAGMADAVERAEAYIDAGADAIMIHSRQKSPDEIFEFCDHAAKFSKSVPIVAVPTSYHQVTEQELADRGVNVVIYANHMLRSAYPQMNKVATTVLENSRALEADPYLSSINEVLTIIPENHS; from the coding sequence ATGCCAGAACGCCCCACCGTATACGTCGGAATGAGCGCAGACCTCATCCACCCCGGTCACATCAACGTGCTCGAACAGGCTGCTCAGCACGGCAGCGTGACCGTCGGGCTGTTGACGGATTCGGCGGTCGCGTCGTACAAGCGGCTCCCCCACATGACCTACGACCAACGGCGCGTCGTGGTCGAGAACCTCAAGACCGTCGATCGGGTCGTCCCGCAGGAAACCCTCGACTACGTGCCGAACCTCGAGAGCTTGCGTCCCGACATCGTCGTGCACGGCGACGACTGGCAGACCGGCGTGCAGCGGGCGACGCGCCAGCGTGTCATCGACGCACTCGCCCAGTGGGGCGGCAAGCTCGTCGAGGTCCCCTACACCGAGGGCATCTCGTCGACGCAGCTCAACGCGTCGGTCAAGCAGATCGGCACCACCCCGAGCGTTCGACTCTCCCGACTGCGCCGGTTGATCGACAGCAAAGACATCGTACGCATCATGGAAGCCCACTCCGGGCTCTCCGGGCTCGTCGTCGAGAACACCAAGGCGGAGCGAGATGGGCGCACCGTCGAGTTCGACGGCATGTGGTCGTCGTCGCTCACCGACTCGACCTCGCGCGGCAAGCCCGACATCGAGGCGGTCGACATCTCGTCGCGCCTCCAGACGATCAACGAGATCTTCGAAGTCACCACCAAGCCGCTCATCTTCGATGGCGACACCGGTGGCAAGCCCGAGCACTTCTCGTTCACCGTCCGCTCGCTCGAGCGACTCGGTGTGTCTGCCGTCATCATCGAAGACAAAGAGGGCCTCAAGCGCAACTCGCTCTTCGGCAACGACGTCGCCCAGACGCAGTCGAGCATCGCCGACTTCTCGGAGCGGTTGCGCATCGGCAAGCTGGCGCAGATCACCGAAGACTTCATGGTGATCGCCCGCATCGAATCGTTGATCCTCGAAGCCGGGATGGCTGACGCCGTCGAGCGGGCCGAGGCCTACATCGACGCCGGCGCCGACGCGATCATGATCCACAGCCGCCAGAAGAGCCCCGACGAGATCTTCGAGTTCTGCGACCATGCAGCGAAGTTCTCCAAGTCGGTGCCGATCGTGGCCGTGCCGACGAGTTACCACCAGGTGACCGAGCAAGAGCTCGCCGATCGCGGCGTCAACGTCGTGATCTACGCGAACCACATGCTCCGTTCGGCGTACCCGCAGATGAACAAGGTGGCGACCACCGTGCTCGAGAACAGCCGCGCGCTCGAGGCCGACCCGTACCTCTCCAGCATCAACGAGGTACTCACCATCATTCCGGAAAACCACTCGTGA
- the aepY gene encoding phosphonopyruvate decarboxylase, whose protein sequence is MINPRNVVEHLRGLGTSLFVGVPDSLLKPFGQYVMAELPRSSHIITSNEGASVAVALGHYMRTKNPALVYLQNSGIGNTVNPLLSLADRAVYGIPMILMVGWRGQPGVKDEPQHVTQGRVMTAMLDAMELPYAVVPHDEAGALAAFTTAHETAIAEQSPYVLLVEKDTFELYSGTKGNDATPDLPSREEAVAALLDVVADDALIVSTTGMLSRELFELREKSGADGASDFLTVGGMGHASAIALGVAAAEPDREVWCFDGDGAMLMHTGTMATIGDHGTPNLRHALFNNGVHDSVGGQPTSINVVDIPAVALAMNYRSAQTASSLADLPAIASTMSAAGGPSLVELLVRPGSRPDLGRPTRTPRESRDRFMGA, encoded by the coding sequence ATGATCAACCCGCGCAACGTCGTCGAGCACCTCAGGGGTCTCGGAACTTCACTGTTCGTCGGCGTGCCCGACAGCCTGCTGAAGCCGTTCGGTCAGTACGTGATGGCCGAGTTGCCGCGAAGCAGCCACATCATCACCTCGAACGAGGGCGCCTCGGTGGCTGTTGCTCTCGGTCACTACATGCGCACGAAAAATCCGGCGTTGGTGTACCTCCAGAACTCGGGTATCGGCAACACGGTCAACCCGCTGCTGTCGCTGGCTGATCGCGCCGTCTACGGCATTCCGATGATCCTCATGGTGGGCTGGCGCGGACAGCCGGGTGTGAAGGACGAACCGCAGCACGTCACGCAGGGTCGGGTCATGACAGCCATGCTCGATGCGATGGAGCTTCCCTATGCGGTGGTTCCCCACGACGAGGCCGGGGCTCTTGCTGCGTTCACCACCGCCCACGAGACGGCGATCGCCGAACAGTCGCCGTATGTGCTCCTCGTCGAGAAGGACACGTTCGAGCTCTACAGCGGCACGAAGGGCAACGACGCCACGCCCGACCTCCCCTCTCGCGAGGAGGCCGTTGCTGCGCTGCTCGACGTCGTTGCCGACGATGCACTCATCGTGTCGACCACCGGCATGCTCAGCCGCGAACTCTTCGAGTTGCGCGAGAAGAGCGGTGCCGACGGAGCGTCCGACTTCCTGACCGTCGGAGGCATGGGCCACGCCAGTGCCATCGCTCTCGGGGTGGCGGCTGCCGAACCCGACCGGGAGGTGTGGTGCTTCGATGGCGACGGTGCCATGTTGATGCACACGGGAACGATGGCGACCATCGGCGACCACGGCACGCCGAACCTGCGCCATGCGCTGTTCAACAACGGAGTGCACGACAGCGTCGGCGGCCAGCCGACGTCGATCAACGTCGTCGACATCCCGGCGGTCGCCCTGGCGATGAACTACCGCTCTGCGCAGACTGCGTCGTCGCTCGCCGACCTTCCGGCCATCGCTTCGACCATGAGCGCCGCCGGTGGACCCTCGCTGGTCGAACTACTCGTCCGTCCTGGCAGCCGTCCGGATCTCGGGCGGCCGACTCGCACGCCTCGCGAGTCACGCGATCGCTTCATGGGGGCCTGA
- a CDS encoding phosphonoacetaldehyde reductase: MADVPPPSRHHSGEHALARLADELIDAGTVRVLLVTGRRSFTESGAESQVARLAEHADVRRWSDVSPNTDSVELLTGLEIVEEFQPDYILGVGGGSVMDMAKLLCAYPSNLAHDALLERIDAGSPLGERTVGLGLAPTTSGSGSEATHFAVVYIGDAKYSVAGPVLRADTVALDPTFTTSGSAHQRATSGMDAVCQAIESRWASGATRRSRRYADFAMELLLPSIRPFVAGDDAHAAAMQLGSHLAGRAIDISKTTAAHALSYAITKRYGVDHGNAAALTLGHFIEDHVTVDGSRLQDSVSMQDHGESLQRITALLGAPDGAGARAAFIELLDDLGLPFNLSMVGDVDDADLADMAASVNVQRLGNNPVVYDTDGLVDILQRAVRAHH; encoded by the coding sequence GTGGCAGACGTCCCGCCCCCGAGCCGCCATCACTCCGGCGAGCACGCGTTGGCCCGGCTCGCCGACGAGTTGATCGACGCGGGGACCGTACGTGTCCTGCTCGTCACCGGGCGCCGTTCGTTCACCGAGTCGGGCGCCGAGTCTCAGGTCGCTCGGCTGGCCGAGCACGCCGACGTCCGCCGGTGGAGTGACGTCTCCCCCAACACCGATTCGGTCGAACTGCTCACCGGGCTCGAGATCGTCGAGGAGTTCCAGCCCGACTACATCCTCGGTGTCGGCGGCGGCAGCGTCATGGACATGGCGAAGCTGCTGTGCGCATATCCGTCGAATCTCGCTCACGATGCGCTCCTCGAGCGCATCGACGCCGGAAGCCCGCTCGGTGAGCGGACAGTCGGATTGGGCCTCGCTCCGACCACCAGCGGTTCCGGGAGCGAAGCGACGCACTTCGCCGTTGTCTACATCGGCGACGCGAAGTACTCCGTTGCCGGCCCCGTGCTGCGAGCAGACACCGTCGCTCTCGATCCGACGTTCACCACGAGCGGTAGCGCTCACCAGCGGGCCACGTCGGGCATGGACGCCGTCTGTCAGGCGATCGAGAGTCGATGGGCCTCGGGCGCCACCCGTCGCAGCCGTCGCTACGCCGACTTCGCGATGGAGCTCCTCCTCCCGTCGATCCGCCCGTTCGTCGCCGGTGATGACGCTCACGCGGCAGCCATGCAGCTCGGCAGCCACCTCGCGGGACGAGCGATCGACATCTCGAAGACGACCGCTGCACATGCGCTGTCGTACGCCATCACCAAGCGGTACGGGGTCGACCACGGAAACGCTGCGGCGCTCACGCTGGGTCACTTCATCGAGGACCACGTGACGGTTGACGGCTCAAGACTTCAAGATTCCGTGTCGATGCAAGACCATGGCGAATCGTTGCAACGGATCACTGCGCTGCTCGGCGCCCCCGATGGAGCCGGAGCTCGCGCTGCGTTCATCGAACTCCTCGATGACCTCGGGTTGCCGTTCAACCTCTCGATGGTCGGCGATGTCGATGACGCCGACCTCGCCGACATGGCCGCATCGGTCAACGTTCAGCGCCTCGGGAACAACCCGGTGGTGTACGACACCGATGGCCTCGTCGACATCTTGCAGCGCGCGGTTCGCGCTCACCACTGA
- a CDS encoding lamin tail domain-containing protein, which yields MKRPLGIFAALGAAVSLFGPMNSIDAATTTTEVVKIADGDTFDAEVFGEVQRVRMLGINSTETGECHAEAAKVWLKERIEGRDVELTAKDPSVTLNFGRPARFVDLDGDDIGAEMLELGLVTPYPHPTENARNAKYLDLAAEAKSKGIGVWDDDACGSGPAQDSGVNLHVRWDAEEDDSKNVNGEWIDVYNPSNEPLDLAGWRVRDSSTRFYDFARGTTVQPGAYVRLHIGRGTDNAVHKYWNMDHPIFDNDLGESVYLFDPDGDIRDSFAYRCRLDCVNRYTDLTLGMNADAAGDDNTNINGEWIDLINNGDRRIKLYGTYIETFPYAYHFEPHHSIGANSVLRIYVGRGTNSGQTLYMNKTAPILTNAGETVTLKRKDGLVLEKLVWPVPFVSCTVTPGPPAPPSDPVDGSVSGVRGGAAATVGAERLGTICE from the coding sequence ATGAAGCGACCCCTCGGCATCTTCGCCGCGCTCGGTGCAGCCGTCTCGTTGTTCGGCCCGATGAATTCGATCGACGCTGCCACGACGACGACGGAGGTCGTGAAGATCGCCGACGGTGACACCTTCGACGCCGAAGTGTTCGGCGAGGTCCAACGAGTCCGAATGCTGGGGATCAACTCGACCGAGACCGGCGAATGCCACGCCGAGGCCGCGAAGGTGTGGCTCAAGGAGCGCATCGAGGGCCGAGACGTCGAACTCACGGCGAAGGACCCGAGCGTCACGTTGAACTTCGGACGACCGGCACGATTCGTCGACCTCGACGGCGACGACATCGGAGCCGAGATGCTCGAACTGGGCCTCGTCACCCCCTACCCCCACCCGACCGAGAACGCCCGCAACGCCAAGTACCTCGATCTCGCTGCCGAAGCGAAGTCGAAGGGCATCGGCGTGTGGGATGACGACGCCTGCGGCAGTGGGCCTGCTCAAGACTCCGGCGTCAACCTCCACGTTCGGTGGGACGCCGAGGAAGACGACTCGAAGAACGTCAACGGCGAGTGGATCGACGTCTACAACCCGTCGAACGAGCCGCTCGATCTGGCCGGATGGCGTGTGCGTGATTCATCGACACGCTTCTACGACTTCGCTCGAGGGACGACGGTCCAGCCTGGCGCCTACGTTCGCCTCCACATCGGCCGAGGGACCGACAACGCGGTCCACAAGTACTGGAACATGGACCACCCGATCTTCGACAACGATCTCGGCGAATCTGTCTATCTCTTCGACCCCGACGGCGACATTCGCGACAGTTTCGCCTACCGGTGCCGACTCGACTGCGTCAACCGGTACACCGACCTGACGCTCGGCATGAACGCCGACGCTGCGGGCGATGACAACACGAACATCAACGGCGAGTGGATCGATCTGATCAACAACGGTGATCGTCGAATCAAGCTGTACGGCACCTACATCGAGACCTTTCCGTATGCATACCACTTCGAGCCTCATCACTCGATCGGGGCGAACAGCGTGCTGCGCATCTACGTCGGACGCGGCACGAACAGCGGCCAGACGCTCTACATGAACAAGACTGCGCCGATTCTGACAAATGCCGGCGAGACGGTCACCCTGAAACGCAAGGACGGACTGGTGCTCGAGAAGCTGGTCTGGCCGGTGCCGTTCGTGTCGTGCACCGTGACGCCAGGACCGCCCGCTCCCCCGAGCGACCCGGTCGACGGGTCGGTCAGCGGGGTGCGTGGTGGAGCCGCCGCGACGGTCGGAGCCGAACGGCTCGGCACCATCTGCGAATGA